One window from the genome of Thalassospira xiamenensis M-5 = DSM 17429 encodes:
- a CDS encoding MFS transporter, producing MSVRWQIHLLFIIQLVSMGAMEMSGPFWPVHLHSLSHSDDLFTFASIAVYVGPMLGIMLTSTFWGRLGDRFGHKAMMMRALFGLAITQLALAYANDVWLILMLRFLQGACAGYIAPAQAYGVSIESPARRAKLFAYLQVSTNVGSLGGALIGGVILDHAAFFWINFSAAILCTICLISVWVLLPVVKPKGTNRDAAPDATPVAKISILRSPQIISILTILGILLLGRMVTQSPFSIYVLNIFDVGNWVVGFCYGLLALGFVVSASLWARYFEGRAARDILGGMCLVIAGCVVVTGLAGATRSIFVFTAMYFIWGVLLGATTPVLTALVSRAAGDHRQGHVLGLAQSTAQFASIAGIALGGLFSQAAGLSNIYFLVGFVYAIGFVLTVFARARADTIARPSEIPGE from the coding sequence ATGTCCGTTCGCTGGCAGATACATCTTCTGTTTATCATTCAGCTGGTTTCGATGGGCGCAATGGAGATGAGCGGGCCGTTCTGGCCCGTTCATTTGCATTCATTAAGCCATTCGGACGACCTGTTCACATTTGCCAGTATTGCGGTCTATGTCGGGCCGATGCTGGGCATCATGCTAACCAGCACGTTCTGGGGGCGGCTTGGGGATCGGTTCGGTCATAAGGCCATGATGATGCGAGCCCTTTTCGGGCTTGCGATTACCCAGCTTGCGCTCGCCTATGCCAATGACGTTTGGCTGATCCTGATGTTGCGGTTTTTGCAAGGGGCTTGTGCTGGGTATATTGCACCGGCACAGGCTTACGGTGTCAGTATCGAAAGTCCAGCAAGACGGGCAAAGCTGTTTGCCTATCTTCAGGTCTCAACCAATGTCGGCTCGCTTGGCGGTGCGTTGATTGGCGGTGTGATCCTTGATCATGCGGCTTTCTTCTGGATCAACTTTTCCGCGGCCATTCTTTGCACGATCTGTTTGATCTCGGTTTGGGTATTGCTGCCGGTTGTAAAGCCAAAAGGTACAAACCGTGATGCTGCCCCGGATGCAACGCCCGTCGCAAAGATCAGTATTTTGCGATCACCACAGATCATCTCCATTCTGACCATTCTCGGCATTTTGCTACTCGGCAGAATGGTAACCCAATCACCGTTTTCGATTTATGTGCTGAACATCTTTGATGTCGGGAACTGGGTCGTCGGTTTTTGCTATGGCCTGCTGGCACTTGGTTTTGTTGTTTCGGCATCCCTTTGGGCGCGCTATTTCGAAGGGCGTGCTGCGCGCGATATTCTGGGCGGCATGTGTCTGGTGATTGCCGGATGCGTGGTGGTGACGGGGCTTGCCGGTGCCACCCGGTCGATCTTTGTTTTTACCGCGATGTATTTTATCTGGGGTGTGTTGCTTGGTGCGACGACGCCGGTACTGACCGCCCTTGTGTCGCGGGCGGCGGGCGACCACCGCCAGGGTCACGTCCTTGGTCTTGCGCAAAGTACGGCGCAATTTGCCTCGATCGCGGGTATCGCTCTTGGTGGCTTGTTCAGTCAGGCCGCCGGACTTTCAAATATCTATTTCCTTGTCGGATTTGTTTACGCCATCGGGTTTGTCCTGACCGTTTTTGCGCGCGCGCGTGCAGACACGATTGCCCGACCATCAGAAATTCCCGGAGAATAA
- a CDS encoding ABC transporter substrate-binding protein, producing the protein MIVKTISRLITAAALSLLFIQTALAEMITVTDIAGRKVEVNAPIQRAVLGEGRQIYIIAALDRENPAKRIVGWRKDLIEADPATYQAYLAKFPAFGDIPAFAGLEQSLIDIETTIAQKPDVVFLNLETQQAVEEANYVEKLGALGIPVIYVDFRHDPEHNTEPSIRLFGKLFDQEARAEEFITFRAAEIARVTDKLAETNPARPKVFIDRAAGFYEDCCHSFGDGNFGAMVEMAGGDNIAKDLIPGTFGQINAEQVLVSSPDHVIVTSAEWDAYVPGGKWVPVGPGADAQLVEKKLEYYPARSAYLGIAAQKTHAFHAVWHQFYNSPYQFVAIQQMAKWFHPDLFADLDPDETFRQLHDRFLPIDYQPGYFASLDAAK; encoded by the coding sequence ATGATCGTAAAAACGATATCACGCCTGATCACAGCCGCCGCTTTAAGCCTGCTTTTTATTCAGACGGCCTTGGCCGAAATGATCACCGTCACCGACATTGCCGGACGCAAGGTCGAGGTCAATGCGCCGATCCAAAGGGCAGTCTTGGGTGAAGGGCGGCAGATTTATATCATCGCTGCTCTGGATCGTGAAAATCCGGCAAAACGGATTGTTGGCTGGCGCAAGGATCTGATCGAGGCCGACCCGGCTACTTATCAGGCCTATCTGGCGAAGTTCCCGGCATTTGGCGATATTCCGGCTTTTGCCGGGCTGGAACAAAGCCTGATTGATATCGAAACCACGATTGCGCAAAAGCCTGATGTCGTGTTCCTGAACCTTGAAACACAACAGGCCGTTGAAGAGGCGAACTATGTTGAGAAGCTTGGTGCGCTTGGCATTCCGGTGATCTATGTCGATTTCCGGCATGATCCGGAACACAATACCGAGCCATCAATCAGGCTGTTTGGCAAACTGTTCGATCAGGAAGCCCGCGCAGAAGAGTTCATCACATTCCGCGCCGCCGAAATTGCCCGCGTGACCGATAAACTGGCGGAAACCAATCCGGCGCGCCCCAAGGTCTTCATCGACCGGGCTGCCGGTTTTTACGAGGATTGCTGCCATTCGTTTGGCGACGGCAATTTCGGTGCGATGGTCGAAATGGCGGGGGGCGACAATATCGCGAAGGACCTGATCCCGGGAACATTCGGGCAAATCAATGCCGAACAGGTTCTGGTTTCAAGTCCCGATCATGTGATTGTCACCAGTGCCGAGTGGGATGCCTATGTCCCGGGCGGGAAATGGGTGCCGGTCGGGCCGGGGGCGGATGCGCAACTGGTTGAGAAGAAGCTGGAATATTATCCGGCACGTTCGGCCTATCTTGGAATTGCGGCGCAAAAAACGCATGCATTCCATGCTGTCTGGCACCAATTTTATAATAGCCCCTATCAGTTCGTCGCGATCCAGCAGATGGCAAAATGGTTCCATCCGGATCTGTTTGCCGATCTTGATCCCGATGAAACGTTCCGCCAACTGCATGACCGCTTCCTGCCAATCGATTATCAGCCGGGTTATTTTGCGTCACTGGACGCGGCGAAGTAA
- a CDS encoding adenine deaminase, with protein MNNRTTEPGDLTCHKLRTRAIAAARGDEPFDILITGGKLVDMVTGEIRKADIGLIGPMIASVHEPATRSDARKIISARGGYVSPGLIDTHMHIESSMVTPAIYAETVVARGVTTIVWDPHEFGNVRGLDGVRWAIDATRDLPLRVLVLAPSCVPAAPGLEMSGADFDGDAMAEMLSWPEIAGVAEVMNMRGVIDRDPRMTNIMQAGLASGKLVCGHARGLEGPDLAAFMTAGVSSDHELVSNDDLMAKLRAGLAIEMRGSHDHLLPGFVETLNELGFLPQTVTLCTDDVFPDDLFNAGGLDDVVRRLVRYGMKPEWALRAATLNAAMRLGRSDLGLIAAGRRADIVVFDDLTDFQARHVIANGETVSEAGEMTAKAVSIDPAPLSDTMKMDVLSIDDFRVPASGDRVRIAIIDRPRFTRWATADTDVKDGYVVPPSGTTMIAVAHRNGKADSKPRVGFLTGWGDWKGAVCTTVSHDSHNVTVFGGNPRDMMVAANAVIRAGGGMAVASNGKLDALLPLPLCGLVSDAPMDHVAQQFADIRTATDAIVDWQPPYLVFKALFGATLACNPGPHQTDRGIGDVTTGQLLTTPVLEGL; from the coding sequence ATGAATAACCGCACGACAGAACCCGGTGATCTGACCTGCCATAAATTGCGCACACGTGCCATCGCCGCCGCACGCGGCGATGAACCGTTCGATATCCTGATTACCGGTGGCAAGCTCGTCGATATGGTGACCGGTGAAATTCGCAAGGCCGATATTGGCCTGATAGGGCCAATGATCGCAAGCGTCCATGAACCGGCAACCAGAAGCGACGCCCGCAAAATCATCAGCGCCCGGGGCGGTTATGTCAGCCCCGGCCTGATCGATACACACATGCATATCGAAAGCTCGATGGTCACACCGGCGATCTATGCCGAAACGGTCGTTGCCCGCGGCGTCACCACAATCGTCTGGGATCCGCATGAATTTGGCAATGTGCGGGGGCTTGATGGTGTCCGCTGGGCGATTGATGCAACACGTGACCTGCCATTGCGCGTACTTGTTCTGGCACCGTCCTGCGTTCCCGCCGCCCCCGGCCTTGAAATGTCCGGTGCTGATTTTGACGGTGATGCCATGGCTGAAATGCTGTCCTGGCCCGAAATCGCCGGGGTTGCCGAAGTCATGAATATGCGCGGTGTGATTGATCGCGATCCGCGCATGACCAATATCATGCAGGCTGGGCTTGCATCGGGGAAACTTGTCTGCGGTCATGCACGCGGCCTTGAAGGACCTGATCTTGCCGCCTTTATGACGGCCGGGGTCAGTTCTGATCATGAACTGGTTTCAAACGATGATCTGATGGCAAAACTGCGTGCCGGTCTTGCGATTGAAATGCGCGGATCGCACGACCATCTGCTGCCGGGTTTTGTCGAAACGCTTAATGAATTGGGTTTCCTGCCACAAACCGTCACGCTTTGTACCGATGACGTCTTCCCCGACGACCTGTTCAATGCTGGCGGGCTTGATGATGTGGTGCGTCGCCTGGTCCGTTATGGCATGAAACCGGAATGGGCGTTGCGGGCGGCAACCCTGAATGCTGCGATGCGCCTTGGCCGTTCCGATCTTGGTCTTATTGCGGCCGGGCGGCGTGCCGATATTGTCGTCTTTGACGACCTGACCGATTTTCAGGCGCGCCATGTCATCGCAAATGGCGAGACTGTTTCCGAGGCCGGTGAAATGACGGCGAAAGCCGTTTCGATTGATCCCGCCCCCCTTTCGGACACAATGAAGATGGATGTCCTGAGCATTGATGATTTTCGCGTGCCTGCGTCCGGGGATCGCGTCCGGATTGCCATCATCGACCGACCGCGCTTTACCCGCTGGGCGACGGCTGACACCGATGTAAAAGACGGCTATGTTGTGCCACCTTCGGGCACGACCATGATCGCGGTTGCCCATCGCAACGGAAAGGCGGACAGCAAACCACGCGTCGGCTTCCTGACCGGATGGGGTGACTGGAAAGGTGCTGTTTGCACCACCGTCTCGCATGACAGCCACAACGTTACGGTGTTTGGTGGCAACCCGCGCGACATGATGGTGGCGGCCAATGCCGTCATCCGTGCCGGTGGCGGTATGGCCGTGGCATCAAACGGTAAGCTTGATGCGCTTCTTCCCCTGCCGCTTTGCGGGCTGGTTTCGGACGCACCGATGGATCATGTTGCGCAGCAATTTGCCGATATCCGAACCGCCACGGATGCGATTGTCGACTGGCAACCGCCCTATCTGGTTTTCAAGGCCCTGTTCGGCGCAACGTTGGCCTGCAATCCCGGCCCGCACCAAACCGACCGCGGGATCGGCGATGTTACCACCGGTCAACTTCTGACCACGCCGGTTCTCGAAGGCTTATAG
- a CDS encoding nucleoside hydrolase has protein sequence MGLWIDTDMGFDDLAAVLVVIHAGKRIDGMSLIAGNSPLERVRINAASAARQFGWGFKIYTGRETAVMGGLETAERILGPLGMQSSGAHLPDCRPIAESSAFDGLCNWLEGKSGPDDERHILALGPLGNIASLVLARPDLARKIDRVTWMGGAVTRGNHTALAEYNAFADPEAVAITLSHQVPLRMVDLGLCRQVQAIPNDVTPIRNAGGKNAGLLADLTEGYINIALSRGRDAMAIFDPCASVAVIDQDAISFADAHIEIDTSHGPSRGQTIVDPHPTAIKNAQYAVSVDTKRARDLIFSALKAEAAK, from the coding sequence ATGGGACTTTGGATCGACACCGATATGGGCTTTGACGATCTGGCCGCGGTGCTGGTTGTCATCCATGCCGGAAAGCGGATCGACGGAATGTCCCTGATTGCCGGGAATTCCCCGCTTGAACGCGTGCGGATCAATGCAGCCAGTGCCGCACGCCAGTTTGGCTGGGGTTTCAAAATCTATACCGGTCGGGAAACGGCGGTTATGGGCGGACTTGAAACCGCCGAACGGATTCTTGGCCCCCTTGGCATGCAATCAAGCGGCGCACACCTGCCCGATTGCCGTCCGATTGCCGAAAGCAGCGCGTTCGACGGTCTTTGCAACTGGCTTGAAGGCAAATCCGGACCGGATGATGAACGCCATATTCTGGCCCTTGGCCCGCTTGGCAATATTGCATCCCTGGTTCTGGCCCGGCCTGATCTGGCGCGCAAAATCGACCGTGTGACATGGATGGGGGGTGCCGTAACGCGCGGCAATCACACCGCACTCGCCGAATATAATGCCTTTGCCGACCCCGAAGCTGTTGCCATTACCCTGTCCCATCAGGTGCCCCTGCGCATGGTTGATCTTGGTCTCTGTCGGCAGGTACAGGCCATCCCGAATGATGTGACACCCATCCGCAATGCTGGCGGAAAAAATGCCGGTCTTCTAGCGGACCTGACCGAAGGATATATCAATATTGCCCTATCACGCGGGCGCGATGCGATGGCGATTTTCGATCCTTGCGCGTCGGTCGCGGTAATTGATCAGGATGCGATCAGCTTTGCCGATGCACATATCGAAATTGATACCAGCCACGGCCCTTCGCGTGGGCAAACCATTGTTGACCCACACCCGACCGCGATCAAAAACGCGCAATATGCCGTTTCTGTTGACACAAAACGCGCGCGCGACCTGATCTTTTCAGCCCTCAAGGCGGAAGCAGCGAAATGA
- a CDS encoding ABC transporter ATP-binding protein: MSDARFLCLEKLTLSYGKNVAVPEMDLDIGKGELVALLGPSGCGKTTTMRAIAGLMEPSSGKIILDNIDITRTPANKRPVGLVFQSYALFPHLNVYENVAFGLKLMGVRGKELDDKVQEGLRTVGLSKFATRKPAELSGGQQQRVSLARSMVMEPKVLLLDEPLSNLDARLRLEMRTELQRVQKESGVTMIFVTHDQVEALAMADRIIVMLDGHIEQIGTPEDIYNRPVSDFVADFVGFENVFALEDGKLKTATGTVELSGTPPLDTKGLAWRPSMVSLGSGPFEGTIRGTSFAGGTREYLLDTPLGTIKAECDASLPTHEFGSVLKFDLPVSQAAPLSRVGSL, from the coding sequence ATGTCTGATGCCCGCTTTCTCTGCCTTGAAAAACTGACCCTGTCCTACGGCAAAAACGTTGCCGTGCCGGAAATGGATCTAGATATCGGCAAGGGTGAACTGGTTGCCCTGCTTGGCCCGTCGGGTTGTGGCAAAACCACAACCATGCGCGCAATTGCCGGGTTGATGGAGCCGTCATCGGGCAAGATCATCCTTGATAATATCGATATCACCCGAACCCCCGCCAACAAACGGCCGGTCGGGCTGGTGTTCCAATCCTATGCCCTGTTCCCGCACCTTAATGTCTATGAAAACGTGGCCTTCGGCCTGAAACTGATGGGTGTTCGCGGCAAGGAACTGGACGACAAGGTGCAGGAAGGCCTTCGAACTGTCGGCCTGTCCAAATTCGCCACCCGCAAACCGGCCGAGCTCTCCGGCGGTCAGCAGCAGCGCGTCTCGCTGGCGCGTTCGATGGTGATGGAACCCAAGGTGCTGTTGCTTGACGAACCGCTCTCAAACCTTGATGCACGGCTCCGCCTTGAAATGCGCACCGAATTGCAGCGCGTACAAAAGGAAAGCGGTGTCACGATGATCTTTGTTACTCACGATCAGGTCGAAGCCCTTGCCATGGCCGACCGGATTATCGTGATGCTTGATGGTCATATCGAACAGATCGGCACGCCCGAAGATATCTATAACCGCCCGGTTTCCGATTTTGTTGCGGACTTTGTCGGGTTTGAAAATGTCTTCGCGCTTGAAGACGGCAAACTCAAAACCGCAACCGGAACTGTCGAACTTTCGGGCACGCCCCCGCTTGATACCAAAGGCCTTGCCTGGCGACCGTCGATGGTCTCCCTTGGCAGCGGACCGTTCGAGGGCACCATACGCGGTACGTCATTTGCCGGAGGCACACGGGAATACCTGCTTGATACCCCGCTTGGCACGATCAAGGCGGAATGCGATGCCAGCCTTCCGACCCATGAATTCGGTTCTGTCCTGAAATTCGATCTGCCTGTATCGCAGGCCGCACCCCTATCGCGCGTCGGGAGCCTTTGA
- a CDS encoding ABC transporter permease, with the protein MTNKPFSPIILLLVLAFLIGPFLIIIAASLSAGETLAFPPQGLSLRWVLKVFEVESFRASFGISMFLAIGGTLAALILGIPASYALSRYKVPGAETIRTIVSSPIIVPGIIVGLALLRYFVVPFNFGILFALFLAHTALILPYAVRVVSASLNNLRSDIEEAAVLLGSSRIGAFFRVVMPNIRGGILAAFILGFVTSFNQVPVSLFLSGPGVRTLPIDMLAYMEITYDPSVAALSALLAFMSLGIVFLAERFLGFSRYV; encoded by the coding sequence ATGACCAACAAGCCGTTTTCCCCGATCATTCTTTTGCTGGTGCTGGCCTTTCTGATTGGTCCGTTCCTGATCATTATCGCGGCATCGCTGTCGGCGGGCGAAACGCTTGCCTTCCCGCCGCAGGGGCTGTCCCTGCGCTGGGTGCTGAAAGTATTCGAAGTCGAAAGCTTCCGTGCGAGTTTCGGTATTTCCATGTTTCTTGCCATCGGCGGCACGCTTGCCGCCCTGATCCTTGGCATTCCGGCAAGTTATGCGCTGTCGCGCTACAAGGTCCCCGGTGCGGAAACCATCCGGACCATCGTATCGTCGCCGATCATTGTGCCGGGTATCATCGTCGGTTTGGCACTGCTGCGTTATTTCGTTGTACCTTTCAATTTCGGCATTCTGTTTGCGCTGTTTCTGGCGCATACCGCACTGATCCTGCCCTATGCGGTGCGCGTGGTGTCGGCCAGCCTGAACAATTTGCGATCTGACATCGAAGAAGCCGCCGTGCTTTTGGGGTCATCGCGGATTGGCGCCTTTTTCCGCGTGGTGATGCCCAATATCCGTGGCGGTATTCTTGCTGCCTTCATTCTGGGCTTTGTCACCAGCTTCAATCAGGTTCCGGTTTCCCTGTTTTTGTCGGGCCCCGGTGTCCGAACCCTTCCCATCGACATGCTCGCCTATATGGAAATCACCTATGACCCGTCGGTCGCAGCCCTGTCCGCGCTGCTGGCCTTCATGTCGCTGGGCATTGTCTTTCTGGCCGAACGTTTCCTAGGATTTTCCCGCTATGTCTGA
- a CDS encoding ABC transporter permease, translated as MFQNRAEAFALVLPAAIFAAVVFLAPVLILLSEGFRSGDSWTIQAYIDFFSQSLNQTVFLRTLKLAAMVTAASAVIGYAAAFAIVNLPPKGKGRITGLVVLPLMISPVARTYAWLVILGRTGFVNKALVAVGLSDEPIRFLFTETAVFIGLLQLFLPLMIISLISALENMPRDAVPAARVLGANWLQVFTKVILPLTKEGLVIGGTLVFTGSMTAYITPAILGGSKVLMLETLLYQRVTVANDFVSASVIALILIVMAFAANLLLKRLATARNKR; from the coding sequence ATGTTTCAGAACCGGGCCGAAGCCTTTGCGCTGGTCCTCCCTGCCGCGATCTTTGCCGCTGTGGTCTTTCTGGCCCCGGTTCTGATTCTTCTGTCCGAAGGTTTTCGGTCGGGCGATAGCTGGACGATACAGGCCTATATCGATTTCTTTTCCCAGTCGCTTAATCAGACTGTCTTTTTGCGCACGCTTAAACTGGCAGCGATGGTCACGGCCGCCTCGGCCGTCATCGGCTATGCTGCGGCCTTTGCAATCGTGAACCTGCCGCCAAAGGGCAAGGGCCGGATCACCGGACTTGTTGTCTTGCCGCTGATGATTTCACCGGTGGCGCGGACCTATGCGTGGCTGGTGATCCTTGGCCGGACCGGATTTGTGAACAAGGCACTGGTTGCCGTCGGGCTATCGGATGAACCGATCCGCTTCCTGTTCACCGAAACCGCCGTTTTCATCGGCTTGCTGCAACTGTTCCTGCCACTCATGATCATTTCACTGATCAGTGCGCTTGAAAACATGCCGCGCGATGCGGTGCCGGCTGCTCGTGTTCTTGGTGCCAACTGGTTACAGGTTTTCACCAAAGTCATCCTGCCACTAACCAAAGAAGGCCTTGTGATCGGTGGCACACTGGTCTTTACCGGATCCATGACCGCCTATATCACCCCGGCCATTCTCGGCGGGTCCAAGGTCCTGATGCTTGAAACCCTGCTGTATCAGCGCGTGACCGTGGCCAATGATTTCGTATCGGCCAGTGTGATCGCCCTGATCCTGATCGTTATGGCATTTGCAGCCAACCTTCTGCTCAAACGCCTTGCCACCGCGAGGAACAAGCGATGA
- a CDS encoding ABC transporter substrate-binding protein encodes MPMKKLLMASAALLLSVSAAKAQEKTLTISVYGFAQDEFKKILYDPFEEKCGCELVVETGNSVERLAKIEANKAEPVIDLAAISMRDALAAAKDGLTDKVDMSKLSNFDKLYDIAKDPNGDGMSVGYTFYASSIAYRSDKMTVESWADLLADDVVDHVALPNVTTTQGPLTLYMLGKALGDEDPSLKTPIAAVGEKKDEIVTFYVRSSQLVQLMQQEEIWAAPIGRFAWSGFSKMDLPIKWATPKEGQSGGMNVMVLTKGSKNRDLALEFMDFWLSTEIQTALAENLVDSPANRDVKVSDEIAENLTYGADTVANLHLIPSQVAIDNQETWLSEWNNKVGQ; translated from the coding sequence ATGCCGATGAAAAAACTGCTTATGGCTTCTGCTGCCCTTTTGCTGTCCGTAAGTGCGGCAAAGGCTCAGGAAAAGACCCTGACCATTTCGGTCTATGGTTTTGCACAGGATGAATTCAAGAAAATCCTGTATGACCCGTTCGAAGAAAAATGCGGTTGCGAACTGGTTGTTGAAACCGGCAACTCGGTCGAACGTCTTGCCAAAATCGAAGCCAACAAAGCCGAACCGGTCATTGACCTTGCGGCTATTTCCATGCGTGATGCACTGGCGGCTGCCAAGGATGGCCTGACCGACAAGGTGGATATGTCCAAACTGTCGAATTTTGACAAGCTTTACGACATTGCCAAAGACCCGAATGGTGATGGCATGAGTGTTGGTTACACCTTCTATGCCAGCTCGATTGCCTATCGTTCTGACAAGATGACAGTCGAAAGCTGGGCGGACCTTCTGGCCGATGACGTGGTCGATCATGTTGCCCTTCCGAACGTCACGACCACACAGGGCCCGCTGACGCTCTATATGCTGGGCAAGGCCCTTGGCGATGAAGACCCGTCGCTCAAAACCCCGATTGCCGCCGTTGGCGAAAAGAAGGACGAGATCGTCACCTTCTATGTACGTTCTTCCCAACTGGTGCAGTTGATGCAGCAGGAAGAAATCTGGGCCGCACCCATCGGGCGTTTTGCATGGTCCGGTTTTTCGAAAATGGATTTGCCGATCAAATGGGCAACCCCGAAGGAAGGCCAGTCCGGTGGCATGAATGTCATGGTCCTGACCAAAGGCAGCAAGAACCGCGACCTTGCGCTTGAATTCATGGATTTCTGGCTTTCGACCGAAATCCAGACGGCATTGGCAGAAAACCTTGTCGACAGCCCGGCCAACAGGGATGTCAAGGTTTCCGACGAGATTGCCGAGAACCTGACCTATGGGGCCGATACCGTTGCCAATCTGCATCTGATCCCGTCACAGGTTGCCATCGACAATCAGGAAACCTGGTTGTCGGAATGGAACAACAAGGTCGGCCAGTAA
- a CDS encoding LacI family DNA-binding transcriptional regulator — MSMIADALGVSSATVSNALSGKGRVSADLVDKIRKKADELGYVPSNAGRALRTGRSNVLGLVLPDISNPLFPQIAQAMETAASNAGYGVLIADSRGNVTTQTQAISRLIERGVDGLVVIPRRGTRIGDVGCPVAMVDTPSTPGNTVSADHWEGGAKVARHLVDLGHKNFLLIGHDPASNVQNDRIGGMKSALGRNIRHTTIWLETLMRERGERASLGLIDHVQNGVTAIAAVSDLHALRVLTELQTAGIKVPQQVSVTGFDDLIFSPVVTPSLTTLHMDMARIAELAIAALVCEIEQAKSTAPTGKTLKRTVTADISKVSMELMVRASSGPAVSPDAPFPTGETL, encoded by the coding sequence ATGAGCATGATTGCCGACGCCCTTGGGGTGTCTTCGGCAACCGTATCGAACGCGCTGTCGGGAAAGGGCCGGGTATCGGCCGATCTGGTCGATAAAATCCGCAAAAAAGCCGACGAACTTGGTTATGTTCCCAGCAATGCGGGCCGGGCACTGCGCACCGGTCGATCAAATGTACTGGGCCTTGTCCTTCCCGATATTTCCAACCCGCTGTTCCCGCAAATCGCGCAGGCGATGGAAACGGCGGCATCAAATGCCGGTTACGGGGTTCTGATTGCGGACTCGCGTGGCAATGTCACCACCCAGACACAAGCCATCAGCCGCCTGATCGAACGTGGTGTTGATGGTCTGGTCGTCATTCCGCGTCGTGGCACACGGATCGGCGATGTTGGATGCCCTGTTGCAATGGTCGATACCCCTTCAACACCGGGCAACACCGTTTCGGCAGACCATTGGGAAGGCGGGGCCAAGGTCGCGCGCCATCTGGTCGATCTGGGTCACAAAAATTTTCTTCTGATCGGGCATGACCCCGCATCGAACGTGCAAAATGACCGCATCGGCGGCATGAAATCGGCACTTGGCCGCAATATCCGTCATACGACGATCTGGCTTGAAACATTGATGCGCGAACGTGGCGAACGGGCATCGCTTGGCCTGATTGACCACGTTCAAAACGGGGTCACAGCAATTGCAGCCGTTTCGGATTTACACGCCCTTCGCGTTCTGACCGAATTGCAGACTGCCGGGATCAAGGTCCCGCAACAGGTCAGCGTGACCGGCTTTGACGACCTTATTTTCTCGCCCGTGGTGACCCCTTCGTTGACCACGTTGCATATGGATATGGCCCGAATTGCCGAATTGGCGATTGCCGCCCTTGTGTGCGAAATCGAGCAGGCCAAATCCACTGCCCCAACCGGCAAGACGTTAAAACGTACCGTCACTGCCGACATATCCAAGGTTTCGATGGAACTGATGGTCCGCGCGTCAAGCGGACCGGCGGTTTCCCCTGACGCACCCTTCCCAACCGGAGAAACGCTGTGA